GCAGGATCCGTGGCAGCGCAAGACCTGAAAGTGGCGCTCATCGCCGGCAAGACCGGCGTGCTGGAAGCCTACGCCAAGGAGACCGAGACCGGCTTCATGATGGGCCTTGAATACCTCACCGGCGGCAAGATGGAGATCAACGGGCGCAAGCTCAAGGTGATCGTCAAGGACGACCAGAGCAAGCCGGACCTCTCGCGCGCCATGCTGGCCGAAGCCTATGGCGACGACAAGGCCGACATCGCCGTTGGCACCACCTATTCCGGTTCTGCGATCGCCATGCTGCCGGTGGCAAAGGAGTACAAGAAGATCCTCATCATCGAACCGGCCGTGGCCGACGCCATCACCGGCGACAAGTGGAACCGCTACATCTTCCGCACCGCGCGCAATTCCATGCAGGACGCCATGGCCGCCGCCAGCACGCTCAAGGGCGGCAGCGTCGCCTTCCTGGCCCAGGACTATGCCTTCGGCAAGGATGCGGTCAAGGCCGGCCGCGAAGCGCTGGCCGCTACCGGCAGCAAGGCCGTGGTGGTGCACGAAGAATATGCGCCCCAGACCACTACCGACTTCACCGCCCAGGCCCAGCGCATCTTCAATGTCCTCAAAGACAAGCCGCAGCCACGCCTGCTGCAGATCGTGTGGGCCGGTCCCAATCCCATGAACAAGCTGGCCGACATGAAGCCGGAACGCTACGGCATCATCCTGTCACCGGGCGGGAACATCCTGCCCGTCATGAAAACCTGGAAGAACTTTGCCGGCACCCAGGGCACCATCTATTACTACTACGACTTCCCCAAGAATAAGATGAACGACTGGCTGGTGGCCGAGCACATCAAGCGCTACAAGGTACCGCCAGACATGTTCACCGCCGGCGGCTTTGCCGCGGCCAGCGCGGTCCATACCGCGCTCACCAAGGCCAAGTCCACCGATACTGAAAAGCTGATCGCCACCATGGAAGGCATGTCCTTTGATACGCCAAAAGGCACGATGACCTTCCGCAAGGAAGACCACCAGGCCTTGCAGTCGATGTACCACTTCCGCATCAAGAAAGACCAGAAGAACGAATGGGACCTGCTGGAACTGGTGCGCGAAATCCCGGCCAGGGAACTGCCGGTGCCGCTGCGGAACAAGCGCTGACCATGGGCCAGCCATCGCCATCGCTGTCCACCCGCGACCTGACGATTCGCTTCGGCGGCCACGTCGCGGTCAACCAGGTCACGGCTGAATTCTTCCCGGGCACGCTGACGGTGATCGTTGGCCCCAATGGCGCCGGCAAGACCACCTACTTCAATCTCATGTCCGGCCAGCTGGCCGCCACCAGCGGGCGGGTATTCCTGGCGGGCCAGGACATCACCGCCCATGGCGCAGCGAAGCGCACGCGCCTGGGGATTGGCCGCGCCTTCCAGCTTACCAATTTGTTCCCCCACCTGACAGTGATTGAAAACGTGCGCCTTGCAGTGCAGAGCCGGGCGGGCCTGGGCATGAACATGTTTTCCATCTGGTTCAGCCACAAGGAGCTGATCGAGCGCGCGCAGCACTACCTTGAGCGCGTGGCCCTGGC
This region of Massilia sp. PAMC28688 genomic DNA includes:
- a CDS encoding ABC transporter ATP-binding protein, which produces MGQPSPSLSTRDLTIRFGGHVAVNQVTAEFFPGTLTVIVGPNGAGKTTYFNLMSGQLAATSGRVFLAGQDITAHGAAKRTRLGIGRAFQLTNLFPHLTVIENVRLAVQSRAGLGMNMFSIWFSHKELIERAQHYLERVALADRRDAPVIFLSHGDKRKLEVAILLALEPDVMMFDEPTAGMSVDEVPVVLDLIHQVKAERNKTVLLVEHKMDVVRSLADRIIVLHNGALVADGNPAEVMASPIVQEAYLGTPQHA
- a CDS encoding substrate-binding domain-containing protein, with the protein product MKRRTTIVAAILAAFAGTLAAGSVAAQDLKVALIAGKTGVLEAYAKETETGFMMGLEYLTGGKMEINGRKLKVIVKDDQSKPDLSRAMLAEAYGDDKADIAVGTTYSGSAIAMLPVAKEYKKILIIEPAVADAITGDKWNRYIFRTARNSMQDAMAAASTLKGGSVAFLAQDYAFGKDAVKAGREALAATGSKAVVVHEEYAPQTTTDFTAQAQRIFNVLKDKPQPRLLQIVWAGPNPMNKLADMKPERYGIILSPGGNILPVMKTWKNFAGTQGTIYYYYDFPKNKMNDWLVAEHIKRYKVPPDMFTAGGFAAASAVHTALTKAKSTDTEKLIATMEGMSFDTPKGTMTFRKEDHQALQSMYHFRIKKDQKNEWDLLELVREIPARELPVPLRNKR